One part of the Malus sylvestris chromosome 2, drMalSylv7.2, whole genome shotgun sequence genome encodes these proteins:
- the LOC126613740 gene encoding transcription factor bHLH130-like, whose translation MSGLLYKYNPNFKASEGEPRKNHAAEFMDSNIFHQQQSSGLTRYQSAPSSFLMEQMDNNGGGTQDLLYLQPSSPEVETVLARFISSCNEPDERDNGVQQHQFEIQERPVNVKGEAEDSVSEHINGYPNSTHTMYQAPQGQQAHGLDSSSFAAVNSTGMENSMMQSKIGVGNRSNLVRQSSSPAGVFPNSTVDDGFNVMKDSAGYRAGNGTNGEASPSTSRFGNQLSFSSRQSSYSGRMPRIAEDENGNLGEDENANGSNSPYQSSFPDDSWDDSSFNDLKIARDNDGNKFSTSTAFESQNNDFGHRNHGSTQHLRFSKHFEMPAMEKYLQFEDSIPRKIRAKRGFATHPRSIAERMRRTRISERMKKLQELFPNMDKQTNTAEKLDLAVGFIKDLQKQVQTLKDTKAKCSCSSEQ comes from the exons ATGAGCGGTCTTCTATACAAATACAATCCTAATTTTAAGGCCTCGGAGGGAGAGCCGAGGAAGAACCACGCGGCGGAGTTCATGGATTCGAATATTTTCCACCAGCAGCAGAGCTCCGGCTTAACGCGGTATCAGTCAGCTCCAAGCTCATTTCTGATGGAGCAGATGGACAACAATGGCGGCGGAACCCAGGATTTGCTGTATCTTCAACCTTCGAGCCCTGAAGTCGAAACGGTGCTGGCCAGGTTCATTTCTTCATGTAATGAACCAGATGAACGTGACAATGGTGTGCAGCAGCATCAGTTTGAAATCCAAGAGAGGCCGGTAAATGTGAAGGGAGAGGCAGAGGACTCTGTTTCTGAGCACATTAATGGTTACCCGAATTCTACTCATACGATGTACCAAGCTCCTCAAGGTCAGCAAGCTCATGGTTTAGACAGCAGCTCCTTTGCTGCAGTCAACTCTACGGGAATGGAGAATTCAATGATGCAATCGAAAATTGGGGTCGGAAATCGGTCTAATCTTGTTAGACAAAGTAGCTCTCCGGCTGGAGTCTTCCCAAACTCGACCGTTGACGATG GCTTTAACGTGATGAAGGACTCGGCAGGATATCGCGCAGGCAATGGTACAAATGGAGAAGCCAGTCCATCAACTTCTAGGTTTGGTAATCAACTGAGTTTCTCATCAAGGCAGTCTTCATACTCAGGTCGAATGCCTCGGATTGCTGAAGATGAGAATGGGAACTTGGGAGAAGATGAGAATGCTAATGGTAGCAATTCACCTTACCAGTCTAGCTTCCCAGATGATTCGTGGGACGATTCTTCATTTAATGACCTCAAAATAGCCAGAGACAATGATGGGAACAAGTTTTCTACTTCGACTGCATTCGAATCACAG AACAATGATTTTGGACACCGCAATCATGGCTCGACGCAACACTTGAGGTTTTCCAAACATTTTGAGATGCCTGCTATGGAGAAGTATTTGCAATTTGAAGATTCTATTCCTCGTAAAATTCGTGCCAAAAGAGGCTTCGCCACTCACCCGCGAAGCATTGCAGAGAGG ATGAGAAGGACGCGGATTAGTGAAAGAATGAAGAAATTGCAGGAGCTTTTCCCAAACATGGACAAG CAAACAAACACGGCAGAAAAGTTGGACTTGGCCGTCGGGTTCATAAAAGACCTTCAGAAACAGGTTCAG ACACTCAAGGATACGAAGGCCAAGTGCAGTTGTTCGAGCGAACAATAA